GGCCTAGTCAATGCGAGCTTTCAGGACTCAAACTCAAAACAACACGTCCAAACAGAGCCTTGGGTGACCACTGGGCACGTCTGCCCTTTGATTACATTAAGTGCACCAAATAATTATATACTAAAactcatcataaaaataaaatattaaaaaaatattataataaataaattaaatataattattttatttttaaatttcataatattgatcgtcaaaaatataaaaattatcatgatcaattttttaacaaaatttttttatatcatttagatatgaattaagtataaaaaacataaatattaaaagaaattatacatATCCAAACAGGGCCTTAGAAATGGCAGGTTTGGTTTGCTCATTCAAAGCTTTGATAATGGAATCGGAGAATAGTAACATTGAAGAGGAAATACCACTGTTTAACAACGCGGAGGAGCAAGACAAAGAAAAGCAACATAGCAATTAAGGAACTGTTTGTTTGggcaaaatcaagaaaataaagaatgataaataacttatataaagaaaataaagattcataaaaattgtttattttaaatataaaactagAAAATGGTCGGTAAAATTTGTCTTTAGTCAATTGGGGAACAGTTGTACAAAGAATGACACGAGAATATTGGAGACTTTCACCTACTCCCACCAGTTATATTCTACCACGTATCATGGACTTGTAGGGTGGGTACGTGGGTATGGTCCTAACCCAAAAATTTGTCACCTAAAGAAATGCCGGACATTCAATTAAATTACACATTTGTGTTACATAgtataaattacttttaatctaTATatcccaaggatgaaaatcggGTCTACTTTTTTTATCCGCACTCTACCAAAATGCCAACCCACGAAGGAAGCTTATCACGGCAATGTGGCGGTAGGTGAAGAGAAGCGTTGGCCACACATCAAGGGTCAAGAAGAGGTTGGTGAGCGGGTCCCAACCAAACCCATGCCAAATTGCCAATTCACCAACTCCACGGCtttactttgttttttctttttctagatgGGTTTTTCTCGAAACCGAAATGATTTGAATgaaggaaattttattttcgttCACGTAAATTCCACTAGTGGTGACCAACTTCCACCAccttttttctatatatttggACTCCCCTGTATCCTTCCATTTAGGTTGACCTGCCAAGTGAGAAAGGAGGAGGAGACTGAGAAAAATGGCTGGCAATCAGGAAGGGCAGCAAAACCAAGCTGGTAGACACCAGGAGGTTGGCCACAAGAGTCTGTTACAGAGTGATGCTCTTTACCAGGTAAAGTTCAAATCCATGAACTGCCATTTGCCATTGTTCCATTTCAAGCTATTTTCTTGGGACTGATGGAGGGtttttactctcttttttttttttatgtgtgtATCATGTAGTATATACTTGAGACCAGCGTTTATCCCAGAGAGCCGAAGCCCATGAAAGAGCTGCGGGAGTTGACTGCAAAACACCCCTGGTGAGAGATGAGATTCATTCAACCTCTGTGTCTGAATTCATACTGGATTAATGGGATCAATAGGATGATGGTTTTAATGGAGCTTAAGAATTAATGATGACAGGAACATTATGACGACCTCGGCTGATGAAGGGCAGTTCTTGAACATGCTGCTCAAACTCATCAACGCCAAGAACACCATGGAAATCGGCGTTTACACCGGCTACTCCCTCCTCGCCACGGCCCTCGCTCTTCCCGACGATGGAAAGGTAAGAAAAAACCATCACCCATCAAgacaaaatcaaagaaaaaacactCTGTTTGGTTTCGTAGAAAACCAaggaaatgcaaagaaaaattttgACCATTCACCTTGTAAAAAGTTCGTAAGAAACATGGAGTATtacattattactattaatgaaaaattaaaaccatttccttttaatcattttcaagCAATTTCCTTCCCTGTACCTGGTTTTCCCTCCTGGACATAAACAAGTGGATTGAAAATTCAGTTTTACTTACTTTCCAGggtttctcaccaaccaaacaagGCACAAATGAATAACGAACTTGTTGTTTGAATGATTCAGATACTGGCTATGGACATCAACCGTGAAAATTACGAATTGGGTCTTCCAATCATCGAGAAAGCTGGTCTTGCACACAAGATTGATTTCAGAGAAGGTCCAGCCCTCCCGGTTCTTGATCAGATGATAGAAGATGGTAAGTACAATAATGCCCCTAGCCCACTCCAATATCCTCCATGCCTCATCTGAACAgaattgtaatttcaaaattatcacCAAATTGCAGGGAAAGTATCATGGGACGTTCGATTTTATTTTCGTGGACGCTGACAAGGACAACTACCTGAACTACCACAAAAGGCTGATTGATCTGGTCAAGGTTGGAGGATTGATAGGCTACGACAACACCCTATGGAACGGCTCTGTGGTGGCACCACCTGATGCCCCTCTCCGCAAGTACGTTAGATATTATAAGGACTTCGTGTTGGAGCTCAACAAGGCCCTGGCCGCTGATCCCCGGATCGAGATTTGTCAGCTTCCTGTTGGCGATGGGATCACCCTGTGCCGCCGCATCAGCTGATTACCCCCCACTTCATGgtttatattttacattttacattTTACTCTCCCAATTTAAatggtttttccctttttgtttttttcttttggttttggtGGGGGTGGTTGGGACTTGGGACTTGGGAAGAGATTATCTTGGAGGAGAAGACGGTGTTTGGTTGGCAGTGGATTCTAAGGCCTCTCAAGGCCTGGCCATGTTTAATTCTGTTTtaaaaagcatataaaataatttaaattatgtttggtttgttGTTTGTATATTAAATAGTTGGAAAATGGTCCGTCaacaaaaaatcattatttcCGAAGATAAGAACCAAACAGCCAATAATTGAgctttcccttttgtttttaagaaaaaattgatgaattggATCAAAATTGACATATGAAAAACTTGTGGCTATAGGAGCctatcataattaattttgatgACGGCTAAATAATTTTGCGGCCCATAGTTCTCCCTTTTtactaattaatatttttttttattgaattatatcattttttaatgccgataattaatcaatatttacaatattttaaagataaacaaaccttaaattttgaaaacttatttttgaaatatatataaatccaTAAtgcaaaattactttttataaatttagtcttttagagtttatttgatcttatgatttaaaaatatttttatgtttttaaaattttataacactttcatttcctaaaatcattttttttaaataaagtgaaatgaagaataattttaaaataataagtatgAATTCTTTTTagtaatttctaaaaacatgGCTAAATGgctcttttttttatatataaattcaataaaggtgtttttacttttaaaagggatttaaaattgaatcaaaatcaatattattatcTTCAAACTTTTTGGTTTTAGCCAATATTAATTCActtttttattaagattttgatGAAGAAATCAATGTAACCAACACTTGATTAAAATTGacatataaaaatttcataccaatagatacataatttttttgccaattaatttttttttaaatgtcctTTTATAATTTCTCCATAAAATATCAACTTTTTATTTCTACCCTTCTCATCTTTCTTTATTGGTTGCCTGCAAAATTATTTATCACTATTTCAatgattaattttcttaatatttatatcGGTCCAATCACATATATGAATGACCACATGATAATGTAAGGTCAATGTGattccaaaattctaaaaaaacattataataaACTAATCCCAAAGCCAACCAAATTGGACTAATTCCATTTCCTTCTCCAAGTAATCAAATGCTTTCATATTTTGACGTCATGACCTCCATTCCTTGCCTAAACATTATTCTcacctaaaaataataaataaataaattaaattgtggTCCACAATCCATATTATCGAAAGTTACAAACCGACTGCAGGGAAaacattaaatttgtttttgctGTTggaaaatgctttttaaaatagaaaataactgaCCTTTTGTTACAACTTACGACACAAAACAATAGGTGCATTTTAGTCAGAGAAAGTACAcgtgaaagaaaagaaagagatgaGGACACGGGACCATGTAAATTATGTAATTACGCAAGCGCGGTACATGGCAGATTCGTGAAAACTGAGCCATGACGAGAAGATGAGCACATCCTCTCTCTGTCTCTGTTTCTGATTCTGTATATACAtagagaaagggagagagagaattgAATTGTGTTTGGGTGGGGACTGAGGACAGCAGCATGGCTGGGAGAGAAGAAGGGGAAGAAGCAGAGATTGAGCGGCTTCCAATGGACCTGCTGGCTAATATATTTGTTATGCTCACTTCCTTCACTGATTTGGCACAGTGAGAATATGCTTTTTGTTGGTGGGGTTTAGGATCCTGAtgattttctttgtattttgtgTTGACTTAGATGTTTGGGTTTGTGGGTATGTTTGTATCAGGGCGAGCAGTGTATGCAGGAAATGGAAGCAGGGAGTGAAGCAATCTCTGGGAAGGAGAGAGAGTCTGAGTTTTGCCGGCTGGCAAATGGATGATGACTCCATTGCTCGTCTTCTTCGCCATGCTTACGGCCTCAAGGAGCTTGACATGTCTGTTTCTTTCTCACTCTTGTTGCTTTTCCTTGCTTTTGCAATTTGATTGCCTGCTGATTATGGCTACTGTTTGTTTGTGGAATCATCGATTGTTTGGAATTGTGGGTGccctttatttttcattggaaTTTGAGGCATAACCCTAGTGATAATTATTGAGGAGTGTTTGAATTTATGAGTTTCTGTGTTGGATTAGTGTTAGGTCAGGTAATAGACTGGGAAATTCCCAATCCTTCTTCTGGATTTCTGGGATCATTTTTCTCTTCAGAGGATGCCCCATGTCTGCAATGCAATTTTAGATAAAGATTGGGATTTGAAACAGGTCAATGACTCTTCATGTTCTGTTCTGTGTTGGTGAATAATATAGGTGTGAATTTGGCTAATTTAATCCATAatctttaaaagaaatggtGTGATTTTGGCTAATTCTATTGCCAACCCCTTTCATTAGAGCGTCAAGATTATGCATCCTTTCGTGGAAATCACTCCAAATGTACTGTAAAGAGCGGTTGTTATTGCAGTTCAGAGTAATAAAATGTAAGAAGTGGGATTCTTAAGAAGTGTGAAGATTGGAAAGCAGAAGATggatcttttttcttttttcgttttccttcttttggttAGCTGGGCATGAAGGGAGATGTCAAATAGTGAAGGGTGGTCAACCAATCTTGAATATTTACATAGAATCAGCAGAAGTTCCTGGAATGCTGTCACACCGGCATTTTTGGTTGCACAATGGGGTATCTTCTATAGCATAGCCATTAGGGCAAAGCCTCTTCAAATAGCCCCAAGACAGCTTGATTCTTGAGATGCATTGGAGATGTAGGCAGCTTGATAATTGTGATTTCTATtttttcggttttttttttaacaatggATACACAACCAAGTGTCAAGGATATTTTATTGGTTGTTTCATCTAGCTTTGTACTATAAAAGTCGGGTGTGCTGTGTTCTGCTAGCATTGACAAAAGATGTGAGAACCTTTTGCATGAAACTAGACATAGCTAGTTCGTTCATATGTTTTCACAATTTATCGGTATATGATGTGTATATTCCATATATTAATCAGTTCCTCATCCATCTTATTGTATATTTTCAGTTCAAGAAGCCGCTGGGGTTGCCAAGTAACAGACAATGGACTGTACAAAATATCATTGGCAAAGTGTGTCAACAAGCTGACTTCAATATCATTATGGGGTGTGACAGGGATCACAGATAGTGGGGTTGTTCAACTGGTAAATGATCTTATCATCTCAAACACTTCTTAAAGTTTTGTAGATTTGATCATGAACAACCATTTCAAGCTCTGTTCCTTCAATTATCTGATCCTATTTGTTGCAGCTTTCTTCCATTACATTTAGTGACCAATCTTAGATATTAGTATTTGGTAATAacacaaaatcaaaatgatgTTCTAAATGTTAAATGAACTTCTCATGGTGAATGTTTCTTGAAGAAAAAGAGCTTATCTAAAGCTAGATCTCTGTTTATATTGGGGGTGTTGTACTTTGTGCTTGTGGCTGCTCTAGTATTCAGTTTGGATGAGGGAATGCAGGGTTGCAGACATTCTTCTTAGACGATTACTGATTAGGCAGACCCTTATCTATACTGGATCCAGGACTTCTTACCAAAAGCAGTTGCATATATGGGTTTCTTGTTGCTAGGAAGTTTCTAGTTAAACAAGATTAAGCAGGTTATTAGTTGTGACTTTTTCAAGTAAATAGCACCAATTCATATCATGAGAgttcttttcccttttcatcATCCAAAAAGGTACGATTTTTCTGCTTTGCAGAAGTCTACATTGTAAGTTCTTGACGTTGTCCATTATTCacgaataatttttttcccctcacTTTGTtcttaatttaagaataatgaataattctttttttccctcacTCAGTTATTTATTAGTCCAAGAATAATGATTTTGCTTGTTCGGTTGATGTTTCTAATTCACGAATAATTCTTTCTTTCCCTCACTTTGTTCTCAATTCAAGAATAATGAATCTCTTTTCTTCCCTCACTTTGTTCTTAATTCAAGAATAGATTTTACTTGTTGGGTCGATGTTTCTCTTTTCCACAGATTTCAAGAACTATTTCCTTGCAACACCTGAATATTGGCGGTACATTTATAACCGACGAATCCTTATTTGCCATTGCAGAGAGCTGCCCATGTTTGAAGGTCCGTTATCTGGAAAATTCGCGATCTGGTTTTTATTTTAGGCAGTAATTTAGACACCCCTGTGTCCTTCGTCATTATCACTCATGTAGTGGCGAGGAGCCAATTTTAACCATTGACTTCTTTTGCTTGAACACAAGACGTGATTGTTTACCAATATTGATCATGCCTGATCTAAGATTTATTCCAATTTGAGCCTACTTTTTTTGTTAATGGATGATATATACTTCCATGAACTGTTGTTTTCCAGACGATTGTGCTGTGGAGCTGCCGTCATGTGACTGAGAATGGACTCCTAGTTCTTGTAAGTAAATGTCGGAAACTGCAGTCGATCAATGTATGGGGCACAAGAGTTCCCGTAGACTGCTTTTTCGCTTTGCTTGCCATCCGCCCGGCTCTTCAGATCAAGCCTGGAAGACTTCTGCTCAACGTTGAAAGGGTTTCCATGTGGCCTGTTCTCTAAGTTGCCATTTATACATTTGCTTTCCCAAATGTTTTCTGTACATATCTCTTTCAAGTTTCCATCATTGCATTGTTAGCCCAATAAACAATGGggtattaaattgattttaatttatataaattccaTTAGTTTTTGTGTGCAAGTGGCAACCAGACATGGTTAAATgagttaataacttaatatacCCCAGCCTGCTTCCTGGAAATGAGAAAGCAATGTAAAGGTTACCATGTTCTCTGTACCCAGAGGTAAGATCCTTTCCTGCTCCTAGGTTTGAATGATAAACCCAAGATTTTCATCGGCCAAGCCTGAGTTCTGAGGCTGAATCCTAAAATAAGTCTCTATCTCAAGAAGAATCCAAATAAGTTCTGATTTCTGTCATGGATACCTAAGAGTGTATTTGCAGTCCCATTTGAAACCCTGGGGGCTGGAATGGAGAATGATGAGAAggggaaaaataaattcattattatggAAATCAAATACCATTCTCATTAGGATTTTGATTCACTTTCATTCCCGTCTTATCTTCATTCATGTACCCACATACTAAAATCAATCACCCTGCAAAATTCCACATCGTTCCCAAAATGGAAAAACACATCATCTGCCATTCCAGAAACACAATCTCAAAGTGAAAACCTTTTTAAAACAGCCTCCACACAAAACACAACGAACGAAATTGACCCATATTTGAATAAGAAAGGAAACCAGCAAATATTGAAATGTGGGAATACAATCTAACCCAGTAAATGAAGGGGGGAGCATCTCACCAGCCCTATTTGTAGCTTTGGTGGATTTGGTGCTTCGCCCCATCCATGAGGCAAGGTCTGATAGAGAATAAGAGAACAGATAATGGGAgcacctctatatatattataaccAGATACTCCCCAACTACTAGTTACCATTACATCTCAACTACCCCAACAGAAAACCTGAAAGAACACAGGTGAAAAGATGATCAGATGAGGAGAGAACACAATTGTAGGTGTATTATGTATGACAATATGAATTTAGTTATAGCCTACAAATGAATGCCACATACCAAGAAAACTATTGCAATAACACAGAGTAACCAGGGGGTCAGGGTGGCAAGTGGGTTATTGAACACTGGTCATGAGGAATGGTTAGACCTGTACAAGTTGAGGTTATTATAGTCCTAGAGCAGCTGATTTTGTTTCCATGTAAATGACTGCAGCTTTAACAAGCACAGTAGATGACTGTGAcctataaaagaaaagtaataAATGAAATGGATGACAGGATTTGAAGAAAACAAGTCAAGGTTGGACCAACAATCGGTAGAATGTTAACTGTCCTGTATTGGAGTAGGTTTAACTAGCCTAACCTTGCAGGCAAACAAGCACTGGCATATAGCAAAAGTAATCTGCAGAAGGGAAAGGGTAATATAACAATTTGACAAAGAACAATATTGTCATTGGATCACTAAAGGAAAAACAGGTTTGACCATTTTCTATTCCCTGAAAGATGAAAATTAGAACAGGATTTGGCCAAATTTACATGGAATGCATCCTCTAAAAGAAACAATGTGGAATCCAACATTCCTGAAACAGTTTAGTTAATGTGGCCTTTGATACCAATTCGACTTCCAGCTTCATATTAATTTGAGAGAACATTTGCAGAAAACCATTTCTAATTAATATAAACCTGTAAGAAATAATCCTTGATCTTCTAAAAAGGTGTGATAGCAAGTgtctttctaaaattttctttccattcaCACAAAGAACTGACAACTGGATAAGAAGCATATAGGTAATAAGGATGTCATAGTGCATGCTACATGCCACACTATTTTTCAAGCCAAATTCCAATATAACACACAACATTGGACGGACTCCGAAGCAGATATCCAGTATGCTCCTGAACAAACCCAGTGGTTAAAACCAATGTTGAACAGGCT
Above is a genomic segment from Vitis riparia cultivar Riparia Gloire de Montpellier isolate 1030 chromosome 7, EGFV_Vit.rip_1.0, whole genome shotgun sequence containing:
- the LOC117917531 gene encoding caffeoyl-CoA O-methyltransferase-like, whose product is MAGNQEGQQNQAGRHQEVGHKSLLQSDALYQYILETSVYPREPKPMKELRELTAKHPWNIMTTSADEGQFLNMLLKLINAKNTMEIGVYTGYSLLATALALPDDGKILAMDINRENYELGLPIIEKAGLAHKIDFREGPALPVLDQMIEDGKYHGTFDFIFVDADKDNYLNYHKRLIDLVKVGGLIGYDNTLWNGSVVAPPDAPLRKYVRYYKDFVLELNKALAADPRIEICQLPVGDGITLCRRIS
- the LOC117918777 gene encoding F-box protein At5g67140, producing the protein MAGREEGEEAEIERLPMDLLANIFVMLTSFTDLAQASSVCRKWKQGVKQSLGRRESLSFAGWQMDDDSIARLLRHAYGLKELDISRSRWGCQVTDNGLYKISLAKCVNKLTSISLWGVTGITDSGVVQLISRTISLQHLNIGGTFITDESLFAIAESCPCLKTIVLWSCRHVTENGLLVLVSKCRKLQSINVWGTRVPVDCFFALLAIRPALQIKPGRLLLNVERVSMWPVL